Proteins encoded within one genomic window of Mesobacillus subterraneus:
- a CDS encoding chemotaxis protein CheD gives MHKTAEIIKVGIADMNIVMVPDLIRTTGLGSCVGVVLYDQVREIAGMAHIMLPDSSLSRAEPLNKAKFANTAIKELLNALVKTGARPAGIKAKIAGGAQMFQFAGSNDMMRIGTRNVEAVLQELKELRIPVIAQDVGGNSGRTIEFNPKTGLMQIKTVNKGNSEI, from the coding sequence ATGCATAAAACAGCAGAAATCATCAAAGTTGGCATTGCTGATATGAATATCGTTATGGTTCCTGATTTAATACGTACTACGGGTCTTGGTTCCTGTGTAGGTGTGGTATTGTATGATCAGGTAAGGGAAATCGCTGGTATGGCTCATATAATGCTTCCAGATTCATCATTATCCCGTGCAGAGCCGCTGAATAAGGCCAAATTCGCTAATACTGCCATTAAGGAACTTTTAAATGCCTTGGTGAAAACAGGAGCAAGACCTGCAGGAATTAAAGCGAAGATAGCTGGCGGCGCTCAAATGTTCCAGTTTGCTGGAAGCAACGATATGATGAGAATTGGGACAAGGAATGTGGAAGCAGTTTTACAAGAATTGAAGGAACTCAGGATTCCGGTAATAGCCCAGGATGTTGGTGGGAACAGCGGTAGAACAATTGAGTTCAACCCGAAAACCGGGTTGATGCAAATCAAGACGGTTAATAAAGGGAATAGTGAAATTTAA
- a CDS encoding chemotaxis protein CheC, with translation MTFLKSISDIHLDILKEVGNIGAGHAATALSTLLNKKIDMKVPSVRVVSFDEVMDLAGGPDNVVASVFLRIEGDAPGSMFFILPLPQAEKYIGQLTKNQSFSFAEEQDNELALSALQELGNILSGSYLSSLSDFTKLSLYPSVPALSIDMVGAVISFGLLELSQVSDYAIVIDTALDEEEAQLPDSVNGHFFLLPDPDSFHIIFSALGVRIDA, from the coding sequence ATGACTTTTCTAAAAAGCATTTCGGACATTCATCTTGATATATTAAAAGAGGTAGGAAATATTGGGGCAGGACATGCTGCAACGGCTTTATCAACTCTGTTGAATAAAAAAATTGATATGAAGGTGCCCAGTGTCAGGGTTGTTTCATTTGACGAAGTGATGGATCTTGCCGGGGGACCGGACAATGTGGTAGCAAGCGTTTTTCTTCGGATAGAGGGTGATGCTCCAGGGAGCATGTTTTTCATCCTTCCTCTTCCGCAGGCGGAGAAGTATATAGGACAACTTACAAAAAACCAGTCATTCTCGTTTGCCGAGGAGCAGGATAATGAACTGGCATTGTCCGCTCTTCAGGAATTAGGCAATATTTTATCTGGGTCATATTTATCATCTCTTTCTGATTTTACGAAACTGAGCCTGTACCCTTCGGTTCCGGCTTTAAGCATAGATATGGTAGGAGCAGTCATCAGTTTCGGCCTGTTGGAATTGTCTCAGGTGAGCGATTATGCAATCGTGATCGATACGGCTTTGGATGAAGAAGAAGCTCAGTTGCCTGACAGTGTGAATGGACATTTCTTTCTATTGCCAGACCCGGATTCGTTCCATATCATTTTTTCTGCATTAGGAGTAAGGATTGATGCATAA
- a CDS encoding chemotaxis protein CheW, translating to MAENLVSDLKVIVFQLNDKEYGVPVSQVKSIEKIMHITRVPHTNPFVKGVMNLRGVVTPLLDLRIRFGIEEQSYNESTRVIIVSVEDKEVGLVVDGANDVIDIPTNMIEPPPEVVGIAAEGFIEGVANLDKRLLILIDLNKILESDEVKAL from the coding sequence ATGGCTGAAAATCTGGTTTCAGACTTGAAAGTAATCGTGTTCCAGCTGAATGACAAAGAGTATGGTGTTCCAGTAAGCCAGGTGAAATCTATTGAAAAAATCATGCATATCACAAGGGTTCCTCATACAAATCCTTTTGTAAAAGGGGTAATGAATCTTCGAGGAGTAGTGACTCCGCTTTTGGATTTGCGCATCAGGTTTGGTATAGAAGAACAATCATACAACGAAAGTACTCGAGTAATCATTGTTTCAGTAGAAGATAAAGAAGTTGGCTTGGTTGTTGACGGCGCAAATGACGTGATTGATATTCCGACAAACATGATTGAACCACCGCCTGAAGTCGTGGGAATAGCAGCTGAGGGATTTATTGAAGGAGTAGCTAATCTGGATAAGAGGTTATTGATTTTAATCGATTTAAACAAAATCCTTGAGTCCGATGAAGTTAAAGCTTTGTAA
- a CDS encoding chemotaxis protein CheA has product MELNQYLEVFIEESKEHLQDCNEQLLELEKSPQNLSIINEIFRSAHTLKGMSATMGYEDLASLTHQMENVLDAIRNNRLTTTPGIVDIIFMAVDHLEDMVQSIASGGDGKKDVTETVEKLKLIEKGEPLSGSAKNEVAATAVLEANQQSYYDEFEWTVLKQSKEQGFGVYEIAIALREDCLLKAARVFMVFEVLEKIGEVIKANPSVEQLEEEQFDHEFTVTFVSKDDPEDIKSKIMKVSEVVKTDLRSLEFDKDSNEDLDNTKVHESNSPGLDLVSSPVIDKKGSVKQQSNGSKTIRVNIERLDILMNLFEELVIDRGRLEQISKDLENGELTETVERMSRISGDLQNIILNMRMVQVETVFNRFPRMIRQLARDLNKKINLDIVGAETELDRTVIDEIGDPLVHLLRNSVDHGIESPEVRRAKGKNEEGTVVLRAFHSGNHVFIEIEDDGAGINRDKVLKKAISKGIITEQSAAGFTDKQVYELILSSGFSTAETISDISGRGVGLDVVKNTIESLGGTISIDSKENEGTIFSIQLPLTLSIISVMLVEIQKEKFAIPLSSIIETAIIKETDIMNAHNQKVIDFRGKVVPLLFLKDIFEVPSEQVDDQFHSVIIVRKGDKMAGLVVDSFIGQQEVVLKSLGNYLTNVFAISGATILGDGQVALIVDCNALIK; this is encoded by the coding sequence ATGGAATTGAATCAATATCTTGAAGTGTTTATTGAAGAAAGTAAAGAACATTTACAGGACTGCAATGAACAGTTGTTGGAATTAGAAAAGAGCCCACAGAATTTATCGATCATTAATGAAATTTTTAGGTCAGCCCATACTCTTAAAGGGATGTCCGCGACAATGGGTTATGAGGACCTGGCAAGCCTTACACATCAAATGGAAAATGTATTGGACGCAATACGGAATAACAGATTGACAACAACACCTGGAATTGTCGATATTATTTTCATGGCTGTCGACCACCTAGAAGATATGGTTCAGTCGATCGCGTCCGGGGGCGATGGCAAAAAGGATGTTACTGAAACAGTTGAAAAGTTGAAACTGATTGAAAAAGGGGAACCGCTCTCAGGATCTGCTAAGAACGAGGTTGCTGCTACAGCAGTTTTAGAGGCAAATCAACAATCCTACTATGATGAATTTGAATGGACGGTATTAAAGCAGTCCAAAGAACAAGGATTCGGTGTTTATGAAATTGCCATCGCTCTGCGAGAAGATTGTTTATTAAAGGCTGCCCGAGTTTTTATGGTGTTTGAGGTACTGGAGAAGATCGGAGAAGTAATCAAAGCAAATCCATCAGTAGAGCAGCTGGAAGAAGAGCAATTTGACCATGAATTTACTGTTACATTTGTCTCAAAAGATGATCCAGAGGATATAAAAAGCAAGATCATGAAGGTGTCTGAAGTTGTCAAAACGGACTTAAGATCTTTAGAGTTTGATAAAGATTCCAATGAAGATTTGGACAATACAAAAGTACATGAATCCAATTCTCCTGGTCTTGATCTAGTTTCTTCACCGGTGATTGATAAAAAAGGCAGTGTCAAACAGCAAAGTAATGGCAGCAAAACGATTAGGGTAAACATTGAACGTCTGGATATTTTAATGAATTTATTTGAAGAGCTTGTAATCGACCGTGGCAGACTAGAGCAAATTTCCAAAGATCTTGAAAATGGTGAGCTTACTGAAACGGTCGAAAGAATGTCCAGGATTTCAGGTGACCTACAAAATATCATTCTAAATATGCGGATGGTCCAGGTTGAAACGGTATTCAACCGCTTCCCGAGAATGATTCGTCAGTTAGCGAGAGATTTAAATAAGAAGATCAACCTTGACATCGTAGGTGCAGAAACAGAATTGGATCGCACTGTAATTGATGAGATTGGTGACCCTCTTGTACATTTATTGAGAAACTCTGTTGACCATGGGATTGAATCACCTGAAGTGCGCAGGGCAAAGGGCAAGAACGAAGAAGGTACGGTCGTGCTTCGTGCGTTCCACAGCGGAAATCATGTCTTCATTGAAATTGAAGATGATGGTGCTGGAATCAACAGGGATAAAGTTTTGAAGAAGGCAATCAGCAAGGGAATCATAACCGAGCAATCTGCTGCTGGGTTTACTGATAAACAGGTGTATGAATTAATTCTTTCTTCAGGCTTTTCCACTGCTGAGACAATATCCGACATTTCTGGCCGCGGGGTAGGATTGGATGTTGTAAAGAATACAATCGAGTCATTGGGAGGAACAATCTCTATCGATTCAAAGGAAAATGAGGGAACTATTTTCTCGATTCAGCTTCCGTTGACATTATCGATCATTTCTGTGATGTTAGTTGAAATCCAGAAGGAAAAATTCGCCATCCCTTTATCATCGATTATTGAGACAGCCATAATCAAAGAGACTGATATCATGAATGCGCATAATCAAAAGGTGATTGATTTTAGAGGCAAGGTTGTGCCGCTGCTATTCTTAAAAGATATCTTCGAGGTACCGTCTGAGCAAGTTGATGATCAATTCCATTCAGTCATTATCGTTAGAAAAGGAGATAAAATGGCAGGTTTGGTAGTAGATTCATTCATAGGCCAGCAAGAAGTAGTCCTTAAATCACTAGGGAATTATTTAACGAATGTATTTGCGATTTCAGGAGCTACGATCCTTGGAGATGGACAAGTAGCTTTGATCGTGGATTGCAATGCCTTAATTAAATAG
- a CDS encoding protein-glutamate methylesterase/protein-glutamine glutaminase yields MAKIRVLIVDDSAFMRKLINDFLSEHPEIDVIGTARNGEDAIKKWRELSPDVITLDVEMPKFNGLEVLKMVMKERPLPVVMLSSTTKEGADTTLQAIQAGAVDFVAKPSGSISIDLHKIKTELIQKVLSASKANLTKINFLEDSKSIGKNQNRSIDSEIKVVGHVTTRGFTRESKKIVCIGTSTGGPRALQQVLTSLPKDIDVPILVVQHMPPGFTKSLANRLDSLSQIRVKEAEDGELLQKGTAYIAPGGFHMEVKSLGSTLAVSLSLSSPRNGHRPSVDVMFESISTVKNYSKIAVIMTGMGSDGSKGLVEMKKSGGVKAIAESQDTSIVFGMPKAAIATNMVDEVANVENIAQTIMNYI; encoded by the coding sequence GTGGCAAAAATTAGAGTTCTCATCGTAGATGATTCGGCTTTCATGCGCAAGCTGATCAACGACTTTCTATCAGAACACCCTGAAATTGATGTTATTGGCACGGCGCGTAACGGAGAAGATGCCATTAAGAAATGGCGGGAATTAAGTCCCGACGTTATAACACTTGATGTCGAGATGCCTAAATTTAATGGGTTAGAAGTTTTGAAGATGGTTATGAAAGAACGACCGCTTCCTGTCGTTATGCTTTCAAGCACCACGAAAGAAGGCGCAGACACGACTTTGCAGGCGATACAAGCGGGAGCTGTGGATTTTGTGGCAAAGCCATCAGGGTCCATTTCTATTGATTTACATAAAATCAAAACGGAGTTAATCCAGAAAGTTTTATCAGCCAGTAAAGCTAACTTAACCAAAATAAACTTTCTTGAAGACTCCAAATCTATTGGAAAGAACCAGAACCGTTCAATAGATTCAGAGATAAAGGTAGTAGGACATGTAACGACCAGGGGATTTACCCGTGAATCCAAAAAGATAGTCTGCATAGGGACATCTACCGGGGGTCCCCGGGCATTGCAACAGGTTTTAACTTCATTGCCAAAAGATATTGATGTACCTATACTTGTCGTCCAGCATATGCCGCCTGGTTTTACGAAGTCCCTTGCAAATCGACTAGATTCCTTGAGCCAGATCAGAGTCAAGGAAGCGGAAGATGGGGAACTTTTACAAAAAGGAACGGCCTATATAGCTCCAGGTGGATTCCATATGGAGGTTAAGAGTTTAGGGTCGACGTTGGCAGTCAGCCTTAGTCTGTCGTCCCCTCGAAATGGTCATCGACCTTCAGTGGATGTGATGTTCGAGTCCATCAGTACCGTCAAGAACTACTCTAAAATTGCTGTTATCATGACAGGAATGGGGTCAGATGGTTCTAAAGGGCTGGTTGAGATGAAAAAAAGCGGCGGAGTTAAAGCGATTGCCGAATCGCAGGATACATCAATCGTTTTCGGGATGCCGAAAGCAGCGATTGCAACGAACATGGTTGATGAGGTTGCGAATGTCGAAAACATCGCTCAAACAATCATGAATTATATTTGA
- a CDS encoding MinD/ParA family protein, with translation MNDQAEKLRNRLKMETPSKEAKTLAVVSGKGGVGKSNFSLNFSISLAKKGFKVLLFDLDIGMGNIEILMGKNSSLSIADFLSGKSSMEEVIFEGPHGVEYISGGTGLSQLVRMDRDSVEYFTSSLSEVLMKYDYLIFDMGAGLNEETLSILLSVNEIIVITTTEPTSLMDAYATMKYIHLADSELPFYLVVNRAGSAKEGNDTMVRLEDVLVKFLGRTPTKLGILPDDKAVQEAVKRQIPFTLFNERSQASKGLAAIIEKYINKESYNAEKRDNRSFTARLKQFLFER, from the coding sequence ATGAATGATCAGGCAGAAAAATTAAGGAATCGTCTAAAAATGGAAACTCCATCGAAGGAAGCGAAAACCCTTGCAGTGGTCAGCGGCAAGGGTGGAGTCGGCAAATCGAATTTTTCACTTAACTTCTCAATTTCCCTCGCCAAAAAAGGCTTTAAGGTATTATTATTTGACCTTGATATCGGAATGGGGAACATCGAGATACTAATGGGTAAAAATTCTTCGCTTTCCATTGCCGATTTCCTTTCAGGCAAATCTTCGATGGAAGAAGTTATTTTTGAAGGGCCGCATGGAGTTGAATACATATCAGGCGGTACAGGTTTAAGCCAGTTGGTCAGGATGGACCGTGATAGCGTCGAATATTTTACTTCCAGCTTAAGTGAAGTCCTAATGAAGTATGATTATCTAATTTTTGATATGGGAGCCGGATTGAACGAAGAAACATTATCCATCTTGCTGTCTGTCAATGAAATAATTGTCATCACTACGACTGAACCAACCTCATTGATGGATGCATACGCCACAATGAAATATATTCATCTTGCAGATTCAGAATTGCCTTTCTATTTAGTGGTCAACAGGGCGGGTTCTGCCAAGGAGGGCAATGACACGATGGTAAGGCTCGAGGATGTTCTCGTGAAATTTTTGGGCAGGACCCCTACCAAGCTTGGGATCCTGCCTGATGATAAAGCAGTCCAGGAAGCTGTGAAACGCCAAATACCCTTTACGTTGTTCAATGAAAGGTCACAAGCTTCTAAAGGATTGGCAGCGATTATTGAAAAATATATCAATAAAGAGAGCTACAATGCCGAAAAGAGAGATAACAGGAGTTTTACAGCAAGATTGAAGCAATTCCTTTTCGAAAGGTAG
- the flhF gene encoding flagellar biosynthesis protein FlhF: MKVKKYTASSMPEAMKLVRGELGSDAVILNSRVVQTGGFMGFFKKNSIEVIAAIDPDTEASPKPASTDKPNKFKPYVKDDESKKGLQTVKMNPLTEIQRKADKDLLKEISQLKEMLKGTGKSEGVPLPEPLSRQIQYLRDQEVDHEIIDELAAAILEKWYLGGAKASDKEITDWIGSAIGDKLSPLSFEGVSFKRKFVNVIGPTGVGKTTTLAKVAAECVLKHQKKVAFITTDTYRVAAIEQLKTYAKILDVPIEVCYNLDDFKAATDKFAEYDLVFIDTAGRNFRNQKYVNDLKNVIDFGKNMETYLVLALTAKQKDMEEITKQFSLIHIDQFIFTKLDETAVYGSMLNMAIKFSTGIAYLTNGQDVPDDLIQANPKMIANTILGASTYE, from the coding sequence ATGAAAGTGAAAAAGTATACAGCTTCATCCATGCCGGAAGCAATGAAACTAGTCAGAGGGGAATTGGGAAGTGATGCAGTAATCTTGAATTCTCGTGTTGTCCAGACAGGAGGGTTCATGGGCTTTTTTAAGAAAAATAGTATTGAGGTAATTGCCGCCATTGACCCAGACACTGAAGCAAGTCCAAAGCCTGCCAGTACGGATAAGCCAAATAAATTCAAGCCGTACGTAAAAGATGATGAATCTAAAAAAGGCTTACAAACTGTAAAGATGAACCCTTTAACAGAAATTCAGCGAAAAGCCGACAAGGACCTTTTAAAAGAAATTTCTCAGCTTAAGGAAATGTTAAAGGGAACGGGTAAATCTGAAGGTGTTCCTTTGCCAGAACCATTGAGCAGGCAAATCCAATACTTGAGAGATCAGGAAGTAGATCATGAAATTATTGATGAATTGGCTGCAGCTATTCTTGAAAAGTGGTACCTTGGTGGAGCGAAAGCAAGTGATAAGGAAATTACCGACTGGATTGGCTCAGCTATTGGAGACAAGCTTTCTCCACTTTCATTTGAAGGAGTTTCTTTTAAAAGGAAGTTTGTCAATGTCATTGGACCGACGGGAGTAGGGAAAACGACAACTTTGGCAAAGGTTGCTGCTGAATGTGTATTGAAGCATCAGAAGAAGGTGGCTTTTATTACGACAGACACCTATCGAGTTGCGGCAATTGAGCAGTTGAAAACTTATGCGAAAATCCTCGATGTTCCTATCGAAGTTTGCTACAACTTGGATGATTTTAAAGCTGCCACAGATAAATTCGCTGAGTATGATCTTGTTTTTATTGATACTGCTGGACGGAATTTCAGAAATCAAAAATATGTAAACGATTTGAAAAATGTAATTGATTTCGGTAAGAACATGGAAACCTACCTTGTCCTCGCTTTGACGGCAAAACAAAAAGATATGGAAGAAATTACAAAGCAATTTTCGCTGATTCATATTGATCAATTTATTTTTACTAAATTGGATGAAACTGCGGTTTACGGGTCGATGCTTAATATGGCAATAAAGTTCTCGACTGGAATTGCCTATCTGACCAATGGACAAGATGTGCCAGATGACCTGATCCAGGCGAATCCTAAAATGATTGCAAATACTATTCTTGGAGCAAGCACCTATGAATGA
- the flhA gene encoding flagellar biosynthesis protein FlhA yields the protein MSARDLSVLLSVILIVAMLIIPFPSWLLSVLIMVNISIALLVLLNTMNMTEPLQFSVFPSLLLLLTLFRLGLNVSTTRSILSKGEAGGVVETFGTFVVGGNVVVGMVVFLILIIIQFVVITKGSERVSEVAARFTLDAMPGKQMSIDADLNAGMISEQQARERREKVSREADFYGAMDGASKFVKGDAIAGIIIVLINLIFGIVIGMTQLGLSIGESAEKFSLLTVGDGIVSQIPALLISTATGIVVTRAASDGNLGIDITSQLLAYPKMLYVGAATIFLLGLFTPIHDMLTIPIAALMAFGGYSFSRVPEPDKQQLQEMEEDIQMDEMKSPESVVNLLNVDPIEFEFGYGLIPLADANQGGDLLDRIVMIRRQLAIELGLVIPVVRIRDNIQLQPNEYRLKIKGNEMARGELLLDHYLAMSPGIDDDSIEGIDTIEPSFGLPAKWITEEMKEQAEIFGYTVVDPPSVVSTHITEVIKANAHELLGRQETKQLIDHLRESYPILVEEATPNPLSVGEIQKVLGKLLKENVSIRNLPIIFETLADYGKVTSDTDILAEYVRQALARQITNQYSRNGETLKVITLSGRVEKVIAEGVQQTEHGNFLSLDPALSQGVLESVANQVEQLSIMEQTPIILCSPAVRMYVRQLTERYFAQIPVLSYNELEANVEVQSVGVVNVE from the coding sequence ATGTCAGCAAGAGACCTATCCGTCCTGCTTAGTGTCATATTAATCGTAGCCATGTTGATCATTCCTTTTCCGTCATGGCTATTAAGTGTACTAATCATGGTAAACATCTCAATTGCACTACTGGTGCTATTGAACACAATGAATATGACCGAGCCGCTGCAGTTTTCTGTTTTTCCTTCACTGCTGCTGTTGTTAACATTATTCAGGCTTGGGCTGAATGTATCGACAACACGTTCAATTCTGTCAAAAGGTGAAGCAGGCGGAGTGGTTGAGACGTTCGGAACCTTCGTTGTCGGAGGGAATGTTGTTGTCGGGATGGTCGTTTTCCTGATACTGATCATAATCCAATTCGTCGTCATCACCAAAGGTTCAGAGCGTGTTTCAGAGGTGGCAGCACGATTTACACTGGATGCGATGCCTGGTAAGCAAATGAGTATCGATGCTGATTTAAATGCCGGGATGATTTCTGAACAGCAGGCGCGTGAACGACGCGAAAAAGTAAGCCGTGAAGCCGACTTTTACGGTGCGATGGACGGTGCTAGTAAATTCGTAAAAGGAGATGCGATCGCGGGAATTATCATCGTTCTGATCAACTTGATCTTCGGGATTGTCATAGGTATGACTCAATTAGGGTTAAGCATTGGAGAATCAGCTGAAAAATTCTCATTATTGACAGTTGGAGATGGGATTGTCAGTCAAATTCCGGCACTGCTGATTTCAACAGCGACTGGTATAGTGGTTACTCGTGCTGCGTCTGACGGAAATCTTGGAATTGATATTACTTCACAGTTACTGGCTTATCCTAAAATGCTGTATGTCGGGGCAGCAACGATTTTCCTTTTAGGGCTGTTTACACCAATCCACGATATGCTTACGATTCCAATCGCAGCACTGATGGCTTTTGGTGGGTACTCCTTCTCCCGTGTTCCAGAGCCGGATAAGCAGCAGCTGCAGGAAATGGAAGAAGACATCCAGATGGACGAGATGAAGAGTCCAGAAAGTGTTGTTAATCTACTAAATGTTGATCCAATTGAGTTTGAATTTGGGTATGGGTTAATTCCCCTAGCAGACGCTAACCAGGGAGGAGACCTTTTAGACCGGATTGTCATGATAAGAAGGCAGCTGGCCATTGAGCTGGGATTAGTCATTCCGGTGGTCAGGATCCGGGACAATATTCAGCTCCAACCGAATGAATACAGACTGAAAATTAAAGGAAATGAAATGGCCAGGGGTGAATTGCTCCTCGATCATTATCTGGCAATGAGTCCTGGTATAGATGATGATTCAATTGAAGGAATCGATACAATCGAACCAAGTTTTGGCTTGCCTGCTAAATGGATCACGGAAGAAATGAAGGAACAGGCTGAAATCTTCGGCTACACCGTTGTCGATCCGCCTTCAGTGGTGTCGACACATATTACAGAAGTGATCAAGGCTAATGCACATGAGTTGCTCGGAAGACAGGAAACAAAGCAGCTGATCGATCATCTTCGTGAAAGCTATCCAATCCTTGTCGAGGAAGCAACTCCTAATCCATTATCTGTTGGAGAAATTCAAAAAGTACTTGGCAAGCTGCTTAAGGAGAATGTATCAATCAGGAATTTACCGATTATCTTCGAAACACTTGCAGATTACGGAAAAGTAACATCAGATACAGACATTCTTGCTGAATATGTTCGTCAGGCACTTGCAAGGCAAATTACGAACCAGTATTCACGGAATGGAGAAACCTTAAAGGTGATTACACTGTCAGGAAGGGTAGAAAAGGTGATTGCGGAAGGTGTCCAGCAAACTGAGCACGGTAACTTCTTATCTCTTGATCCGGCCCTTTCGCAAGGGGTTTTGGAATCTGTGGCAAACCAGGTAGAGCAATTGAGCATAATGGAACAAACCCCGATTATCTTATGCTCACCTGCAGTCAGGATGTATGTGCGCCAGTTGACTGAAAGGTATTTTGCACAGATTCCTGTATTGTCTTATAACGAACTCGAAGCAAATGTTGAAGTCCAAAGTGTCGGAGTGGTGAATGTAGAATGA
- the flhB gene encoding flagellar biosynthesis protein FlhB — protein MDFLRLDLQFFAGEKTERATPKKRQDARKKGQVAKSQDVNTAIVLLAVFLFLMFFGSVMLERLIGILRHSLQNYMLMDLTANNIESIVIEILGELLIFLGPVMIVALIAGVAANYIQVGFMFSTEAIQMKLEKINPISGFKRIFSMRAIVELLKSILKITFVGVIAFSVLWLRLDEVLLLANKSVGAALTTIAGLTLQMGLFASGALLSLSLLDYLYQKYDYEKSIRMSKQDLKDEYKNIEGDPLIKSKIKQKQREMAMRRMMQEVPKADVVITNPTHFAIALKYDEQKSDAPIVVAKGVDFVAQKIKLIAKENDIISVENRPLARALYSQSEIGDAIPEEFFKAVAEILAYVYQTKNKVL, from the coding sequence ATGGATTTTTTAAGATTAGACCTGCAATTTTTTGCAGGTGAGAAAACTGAAAGAGCGACTCCTAAAAAGAGGCAGGACGCACGAAAAAAAGGACAGGTTGCCAAAAGCCAGGATGTCAATACAGCCATTGTCCTCCTTGCTGTGTTTTTGTTTTTAATGTTTTTTGGCAGTGTGATGCTGGAGCGACTCATCGGAATTCTTCGCCATTCACTGCAAAATTATATGCTGATGGATTTGACAGCGAACAATATTGAATCAATTGTAATCGAGATATTGGGTGAACTGCTCATTTTCCTCGGACCGGTCATGATTGTTGCGTTGATCGCAGGAGTGGCTGCCAACTACATTCAAGTCGGCTTTATGTTTTCTACTGAGGCAATACAAATGAAACTTGAAAAGATTAATCCAATTAGCGGCTTCAAAAGGATTTTTTCCATGAGGGCTATCGTTGAATTGTTAAAATCAATCCTCAAAATTACCTTTGTAGGAGTGATTGCTTTCTCAGTTCTGTGGCTGCGATTGGACGAAGTCTTGCTGCTTGCTAATAAGAGTGTTGGTGCTGCACTTACTACCATTGCGGGGCTGACGCTTCAGATGGGTCTTTTTGCTTCCGGAGCATTGCTATCTTTATCATTATTGGATTATCTGTACCAAAAATATGATTATGAGAAAAGTATCCGTATGTCAAAGCAAGACTTGAAAGATGAGTATAAAAATATCGAGGGTGACCCTCTGATCAAGTCGAAAATCAAGCAGAAGCAAAGAGAGATGGCAATGCGGCGGATGATGCAAGAAGTCCCAAAAGCGGATGTGGTCATAACAAACCCGACTCATTTTGCGATTGCGTTAAAATATGACGAGCAGAAGTCAGATGCGCCGATTGTTGTAGCAAAAGGTGTCGATTTTGTTGCACAGAAGATTAAATTGATTGCCAAGGAAAATGACATCATTTCTGTCGAGAACCGTCCTCTGGCAAGGGCTTTATACAGCCAGTCTGAAATAGGGGATGCCATTCCTGAGGAATTTTTCAAAGCGGTGGCAGAAATCCTGGCCTATGTATATCAAACAAAAAATAAAGTGCTGTAA
- the fliR gene encoding flagellar biosynthetic protein FliR: MLDFIPSFPAFLLIFVRVTSFFLMMPLFSYRTIPASHKVGLGSMLSIIMFTAIGSPEITVDSTYFMLVIKEAMVGLFIGFIAALMMAAIQIAGGFIDFQMGFAIANVIDPQTGAQSPLMGQYLYTIALLFLLTVNGHHLLMDGIFYSYDFIQIDQLMIPFGNENIAEFIILAFNKMFIIAFQMSLPVVGSLFLVDVALGIVARTVPQLNIFVVGLPVKIAVSFLVLIAVMGVLIMVISDLFSTTLATMRGLMELIGGA; this comes from the coding sequence ATGCTAGATTTCATTCCATCGTTTCCGGCATTCCTGCTGATTTTTGTAAGGGTGACGTCCTTTTTCTTGATGATGCCTTTATTTTCATATCGGACGATACCCGCATCACATAAAGTAGGGCTGGGATCCATGCTTTCTATCATCATGTTTACCGCAATAGGATCTCCAGAAATAACAGTAGATAGCACGTATTTCATGCTGGTCATCAAAGAAGCAATGGTTGGGTTATTCATAGGCTTCATTGCGGCTTTAATGATGGCTGCCATCCAGATTGCAGGGGGATTCATCGATTTTCAAATGGGCTTTGCAATCGCGAATGTCATTGATCCACAAACAGGCGCACAAAGCCCACTGATGGGGCAGTATTTATATACAATTGCTCTTTTGTTTCTGCTGACAGTCAATGGGCATCATTTGTTGATGGATGGAATATTTTACAGTTATGATTTTATCCAAATCGATCAGCTGATGATTCCCTTTGGGAATGAAAATATTGCCGAATTCATTATCCTGGCTTTTAACAAAATGTTCATTATTGCCTTCCAAATGTCCCTGCCGGTTGTTGGCAGTTTGTTCCTGGTCGATGTCGCGCTGGGGATTGTGGCAAGAACTGTGCCGCAATTAAATATATTTGTAGTCGGACTGCCAGTCAAAATTGCTGTCAGCTTTCTCGTCCTTATTGCGGTAATGGGCGTGCTGATAATGGTAATATCGGATCTATTCTCAACCACTCTTGCGACAATGCGAGGATTGATGGAATTGATCGGAGGAGCTTAA